One Chanodichthys erythropterus isolate Z2021 chromosome 10, ASM2448905v1, whole genome shotgun sequence DNA segment encodes these proteins:
- the sftpba gene encoding prosaposin produces the protein MTAFKLDFLFFTALLGSVKIGSVDTTDMKNVLMGADDTVMGDMCQDCTQIFELLKDLVSNQDFQTKLTATLEKVCDKLPAQFSQICHTEVEKMLPLAITFISSMMNPSDICTFLGLCGGRDSGKMKDLFLNHMAKTVQMPTMKLEGSIQCSVCTHIVNTLGYLFPKQRTQSIITVLLESLCREFPTLIQPQCDKLVEKYVQLLVDMLLNNTSPNFICTLLRLCEIWEHPVNAAPALSDCDSCLTLTVLTRMHLGSNATESQAASFLDTVCQLHPGAMPKCDMYVQKHGNQLLVLLRKQQGALDICKMANLCVSGEREPVIAADPCSLGPDYSCKDLQTALDCGVVSFCQKNVWE, from the exons ATGACTGCCTTCAAACTGGATTTCCTCTTCTTCACTGCCCTTCTGGGTTCAG tcaaAATAGGATCTGTTGATACAACAGACATGAAGAATGTCCTGATGGGTGCAGATGACACTGTG ATGGGCGACATGTGTCAGGACTGCACTCAGATTTTTGAGCTCCTGAAGGACCTTGTTTCCAATCAAGACTTCCAG ACCAAATTAACTGCCACTCTTGAGAAAGTGTGTGATAAGTTGCCTGCCCAATTCTCTCAAATCTGCCACACTGAGGTGGAGAAGATGCTTCCTCTGGCCATCACCTTCATTAGCAGCATGATG AATCCAAGTGACATCTGTACTTTTCTTGGACTGTGTGGAGGTCGTGACAGTGGGAAGATGAAAGATCTGTTTCTTAATCACATGGCAAAAACTGTACAAATGCCAACTATGAAG CTGGAGGGATCCATTCAGTGCTCTGTTTGCACACACATTGTGAACACACTTGGATATCTGTTTCCCAAACAGAGGACTCAG AGCATCATTACTGTCCTGCTTGAGAGTTTGTGCAGAGAGTTTCCTACTCTTATTCAGCCACAGTGCGATAAGTTGGTTGAAAAATACGTCCAACTGTTGGTTGACATGCTACTGAACAACACCTCTCCTAACTTCATATGCACTCTCCTTCGTCTTTGTGAAATATGGGAGCATCCCGTTAATG CGGCTCCGGCACTTTCTGATTGTGATTCATGTCTGACGTTGACGGTTCTGACTCGAATGCATCTGGGCTCCAATGCCACCGAGAGCCAGGCTGCTTCATTCCTTGACACCGTCTGCCAGCTGCACCCAGGTGCCATGCCGAAG TGTGACATGTACGTGCAGAAGCATGGGAACCAGCTACTAGTGCTTCTGAGAAAACAACAGGGGGCGCTGGATATTTGTAAG ATGGCAAATTTATGTGTTTCTGGTGAGAGGGAGCCTGTGATTGCTGCAGACCCCTGTAGTCTTGGACCGGACTACAGCTGCAAAGACCTCCAGACTGCACTCGACTGTGGG GTAGTGTCCTTCTGTCAGAAGAACGTTTGGGAATAA